The Euzebya rosea genomic sequence CGGGGCCATCAACGCCCAGCGGCACGCGCTGCGCCACGACGCGATGCTGCTGGCCCCGCTCGTGTACGCCGAACCGACCGCCGCCTTCGCATCGCGCGTGATCGGCTGGGCCGCCCACGGGCTGGCGCTGGACTGACCCCGTCGACCCGCCTACGGGTACCGGAGGATCAGCCAGGTCGCGACGAGCGCCGGCCGGTCGCTGCCCTCGATCTCCACCGTGACCTCGACCGTGGCCATGACCCCGCTCCCCTTCTCGGCGGTCTCCAGCAGCCGGCCGTTGGCGCGAACGCGACCCCCGACGGGAACCGGGCTGGTGAAGCGCAGCTTGTCCAGGCCGTAGTTGACGCCGGCGCTGGCCTCGGTGACCTGGAGGATCTGGCCGACGAGGTGCGGCAGGAACGACAGCGTCAGGAACCCGTGGGCGATGGGGCCACCGAACGGACCGGCCGTCGCGCGCTCGACGTCGATGTGGATCCACTGGTGGTCCAGCGTGGCGTCGGCGAACTGGTTGACCATCTCCTGGGTGACCTCCAGCCAGTCGCTGGTCCCGAGGTCCATCTCGCCGGCCTCGGCCAGCTCGGTCAGGGTCATGGTCGTGGGCATCGCTCGCTCCTCGGCTCGGTGGGTGTGCGGCGCAGGATCGCACACCCGTCTGCCGGCCGGCCAGCCGGGACCCCGCAGGGTCAGCCCTCGGCCGGCAGCACCTCGATGACGTCGCCGCGACGAGCGACACCGGTCCACGTCCGGACCGTGCCGTCCGGGGCCTCGGCGGTCAGCACGTAGGGTTCGGGGGGCCCGCCGGCCTCCAGCGTCTCGGCCACGACCGAGGGGTTGACGTGCCATTCGATGGTGCCGTCGGCACCGACGACCATGGTCGCCTCCAGGTGCTCCTGGTGCCGGGTGTCGCCGTCGACGGCCCGGGAGATCGGGATGCTGACGTCCTTCACGAGGGTGAGGACGGTGCCGGGGGCGGCCGTTCCGACGAGGACGGCGTGCTGGGCGCGGTCGAGGGCGGCGTGCAGCATCTTCAGGTGGGCCTGCCAGTTGTCGGCGAAGTAGCCGGGGACGTTGTCGCCGTACACGGGATGGAAGGACGACCCGTGCTCGAGGGTGTAGCAGTAGGTCCCCAGGGTCCCGTACATCCAGTCGTCGATGATGCCGGTCCCCGGGTACAGCGCCTCGTTCCACGAGCCCGACGTGTAGCCCATCGGGTCGGCCATGTCGTCGCCGAGGGCGGCGAGCGCGGCCTCGTCCGGTGGCTCGGCGGGGGTCCAGCCCCACGGTCGCAGGACGAGGTCCCCGGAGGTGTGGTTGGAGATCGCCGCGAGGATCTGGGTGGAGCGGAACAGCGACGTCAGGGCCTCGATCTCCGGTTCCGATCC encodes the following:
- a CDS encoding MaoC family dehydratase, encoding MPTTMTLTELAEAGEMDLGTSDWLEVTQEMVNQFADATLDHQWIHIDVERATAGPFGGPIAHGFLTLSFLPHLVGQILQVTEASAGVNYGLDKLRFTSPVPVGGRVRANGRLLETAEKGSGVMATVEVTVEIEGSDRPALVATWLILRYP